The following proteins are co-located in the Besnoitia besnoiti strain Bb-Ger1 chromosome Unknown contig00007, whole genome shotgun sequence genome:
- a CDS encoding Mov34/MPN/PAD-1 family protein (encoded by transcript BESB_071020): MEAAAATSAASSWATLSPALSPEDFSLAHAPSDAEQQALHALLPRLAPRALGAVRLSPLALLQMLLHADGGAPFEVMGLMLGSMQPGDSAVARPEGASDGQAFVIHSVFRLPVEGTETRVNAGAEANEYMVSFVCRAEEAREANLCVVGWYHSHPGYRCWLSGIDVETQKLHQRGQEPFLAIVVDPTRTLATGEVDIGAFRCYPDGCSPDSASPGDCAVRASVPLEKGDDFGVHWRQYYKLQLDLLCSSLDALLIRRLAQASWFTPLLPAPQSQSAATRRAYRTAQMLDVASKSRRAEATLFPPLPKVRASASASPEGACARPSAAVQAPKGPPGGPLGASSAASSLAAAPPNDARADRIAALADEEEAQQRMQRQTRLMLESSLRKKHAARLLAGERAGEPREELSFDAVVREAKQLACDARHACVSAAVSDLIFSPADESCSWIALRQRLREKRRSAPDAS, encoded by the exons AtggaggcggccgctgcgacctcggctgcgtcgtcgtggGCGACTCTGTCCCCCGCGCTTTCTCCTGAGGATTTCTCgctggcgcacgcgccgtccgacgccgagcagcaggcgctgcatgcgctgctgccgcggctggcgcccAGGGCTCTTGGGGCggtgcgcctctcgcctctcgccctcctgcaGATGCTTCTGcacgcggacggcggcgctcctTTCGAGGTCATGGGGCTGATGCTCGGGTCGATGCAGCCGGGCGACTCCGCGGTTGCGAGGCCGGAGGGGGCGTCGGATGGGCAGGCCTTCGTCATTCATTCGGTCTTCCGCTTGCCGGTTGAGGGCACGGAGACGCGGGTgaacgccggcgcggaggcgaacgagTATATGGTCagcttcgtctgccgcgcggaggaggcccgcgaggcgaatCTCTGCGTCGTTGGATGGTACCACAGCCACCCCGGCTACCGCTGCTGGCTCAGCGGAATCGACGTCGAGACCCAGAAGCTTCACCAGCGAGGGCAGGAGCCTTTCCTCGCGATCGTG gtgGATCCTACGCGGACGCTCGCGACCGGCGAAGTCGAT AttggcgccttccgctgctACCCCGACGGCTGTTCGCCTGACTCGGCTTCGCCGGGTGACTGCGCTGTGCGGGCGAGCGTCCCCCTGGAGAAAGGCGACGACTTTGGCGTTCACTGGAGACA GTACTACAAGCTGCAACTCGACTTGCTTTGCTCGTCCCTGGATGCCCTCCTCattcggcgcctcgctcagGCTTCGTGGTTCacgcctctgctgccggcgccgcagagccagAGTGCGGCT actcgccgcgcgtACCGGACCGCTCAGATGCTGGACGTTGCCAGcaagtcgcggcgcgccgaagcgACGCTCTTTCCGCCGTTGCCCAA ggttcgcgcctcggcgtcggcgtcgccagagggggcctgcgcgcgtccttcGGCGGCCGTGCAGGCGCCCAAAGGACCCCCCGGGGGTCCTTtgggcgcgtcgtcggctgcgtcgtcgctcgccgcggcgccgcccaacgacgcgcgagccgacaggatcgcggcgctggcggacgaagaggaggcgcagcagcgcatgcagcggcagacgcggctgaTGCTCGAGTCGAGCCTGCGGAAGAAgcacgccgcgaggctccTCGCGGGAGAGCGGGCTGGCGAACCGCGTGAGGAACTGTCATTCGACGCCGTCGTTCGAGAGGCGAAGCAactcgcctgcgacgcccgacatgcgtgcgtgtctgccgCCGTCTCG GATTTGatcttctcgcctgcggacgAAAGCTGCTCCTGGatcgcgctgcggcagcggcttcgcgagaagagacgctCCGCTCCCGACGCTTCGTGA
- a CDS encoding Lon protease family protein (encoded by transcript BESB_071030), with protein MACAPRPRGRPRTGKTSLSPLSTAPPSAYVQGFYGSSSSARSQQTLVAARACRQNGGEPNPFQGAGSDTSPREGCLSASLSAHLTRRRSHASASPTEFSFSPISSASRSFSASSLAGSPFSSQASGRRPSVSAASASSLLLSCSPASSLPAGRPLSRVLPLSSPRCPLSRSLALRRRAAAPAASSSALLSTSLASSSVAAFAHAELFAAASALLQRPSLPLPHSSRVSERLFASQRGAAQPSGDEAAQRPADASAERGDDCLAENAAQRGEEAQTEAAEGDRPVGESRDATGKETVVEKEDGQAGVNVSGNRPRGAALQDFVARKGQRDELPRKDSRDALSASHGGEPRSSAAEPGEEAAAGLRVESQTAETQGAAAPLKASADSALSSSAEELTELDVRALPSALSPSAAEIQARLEEADAEETPSSSPEALPGGVSSPRVGRKRRGGETDGARRRGEGTTPEGGSAASLGFSAKNARGGGGDSGREGSEAILLSDSASFSNGVSPLSALPPRFPVLSALPLFRRPAFPGFYQLLHIPDNDVFEALVRQKKSGVPGGDYVAGFLTVEEKETQQEEDEEIPGAKLRKDAGRVADISELHDTGSLLHLLNFAPHSHVKGGQVVVMPYRRVRLLGSADSPTVPQPADSTAAALLPTAAAVLPLSSSSPSAELEASVAQDALTAESLADEESGAPATPVASAESPSPLEAPEAAETAAAEVKTAATEAETGVDAKAETAVTAKTESAAGESAAEEGSRGDGGAEGDLTTAAVALASGEAARASAEKLLLPVSQPTGAPFSLLRVRIAYLPDESGKLEATTDTQRALHLEIVVTMKELLKQSYFYKEHFDQVVRFYNLDSPRKLADLVAGMSFAKRHELQAVLAEGNIEKRLRLVLEIAKKDLEFSKLQVQVKTQVEEKMNKLQRRFLLNEQLKFLKKELGEVKDDKESILDTFRELLEKKKDVMSEEAQKAVTYELSKMNSLDQASSEFNITRTYTDWLLNLPWGEYTEDCSDIFHAEKILNEDHYGLSDVKDRILEFIAITILKKDVQGKIICLVGPPGVGKTSVGQSIARALNRKFYRISLGGMCDVAELRGHRRTYIGALPGKVIQALKECRTMNPVILLDEIDKLGRDFRGDPSSALLEVLDPSQNKSFRDHYLDVPVDLSKILFVCTANTPDVITGPLLDRMEVIRIAGYIFQEKLSIAQNYLLPQTQQATGLTDEQIDIAAEVLEKLVRDYAREAGVRSLLKLIEKIYRKAALTLVRKEQEKVRVTLDCLSKFVGQPAFQSDRLYGVTPPGVVMGLAWTQMGGATLYVEAIGRRPRETPRRSEPDKQAKTGEEGAEEEDETKKGSRASRKARAAAGGGEGSFKVTGQLGAVMSESSEIALTFCRMFVRLVEPNNSFLETAYIHLHVPEGATPKDGPSAGITMATALVSLALDKPVLPDVAMTGELTLTGKVLKIGGVKEKVIAARRENVKTLIFPKANEREFAELPAHITEGLQVHFAATYDDVYQAAFGTEPPSRREEKSGMRGGV; from the exons ATGGCGTGTGCGCCGCGACCTcgcggcaggccgcggacAGGAAAGACTTCCTTGTCTCCGctctccacggcgccgccttccgcgtaTGTACAGGGCTTCTACGGCTCCTCGTCCAGTGCGCGTTCACAGCAGACTTTGGTTGCCGCGAGAGCGTGTCGTCAGAATGGAGGGGAGCCCAATCCGTTTCAAGGCGCTGGCAGCGACACGAGCCCGAGAGAAggctgcctctctgcttccttgAGTGCCCACCTGACTCGGCGGAGGAGCcacgcgtctgcctcgcccaCTGagttctctttctctcctaTTTCGTCGGCTTCTCGTTctttttctgcctcttcgttgGCTGGAAGTCCATTTTCTTCGCAAGCCTCGGGGAGGCGCCCATCTGTCTCGGCCGCCAGTGcgtcgtctcttctcctctcctgctcgcctgcttcttctctccctgccgGCCGCCCTTTGTCTCGCGTtcttccgctttcttctccgcggtgCCCCCTTTCGCGCTCTCTTGccttgcggcggcgcgccgcggcccctgccgcttcgtcctccgcgttgCTTTCTacttctctcgcgtcttcctccgtgGCTGCctttgcgcatgcagagctgttcgctgccgcctcagctCTGTTGCAGCGCccctcgcttcctctgcctcatTCGTCGCGAGTCTCAGaacgcctcttcgcctctcagcgcggagctgcgcagccctcaggagacgaagcggctcagcggcctgcggacgcctctgcggagagaggagacgattGCCTCGCAGAGAACGCCgcccagcgaggcgaggaggcgcagactgaggcagcagagggcgacaGGCCGGTAGGCGAGAGCCGAGACGCGACAGGAAAGGAGACGGTGGTAGAGAAAGAAGATGGTCAGGCGGGAGTAAACGTTTCAGGAAACCGCCCGCGAggtgcggcgctgcaggatTTCGTCGCACGAAAGGGGCAACGCGATGAACTCCCACGCAAGgactcgcgcgacgccctcTCAGCCTCAcacggaggcgagccgcgatcctcggcggcggagcccggcgaagaggctgccgcggggctgcgcgtcgagtcgcagactgcggagacgcagggggCTGCTGCTCCGTTGAAGGCCTCCGCTGATtccgcgctctcttcttccgcggaggagctgACAGAGCTGGACGTTCGCGCCTTGCCttccgcgctgtcgccctcggccgcggagattcaggcgcgcctggaggaggcggacgcagaggagacgccgagctCGTCGCCCGAGGCACTTCCGGGGGGCgtgtcgtctccgcgcgtggGCCGCaagcggcggggcggagagacagaTGGAGCCCGACGCCGGGGGGAGGGCACCACCCCAGAGGGCGggagcgcggcctcgctgggGTTTTCAGCGAAAAACGCCcgaggcgggggaggcgacagcggccggGAGGGGAGCGAGGCGATTCTGCTGAGCGACAGCGCGTCGTTCTCCAACGGCgtgtcgccgctctccgcgctgccgccgcgatTTCCtgtcctctccgcgctgccgctcttcCGCCGGCCTGCGTTTCCCGGCTTCTACCAACTTCTGCACATCCCAGACAATGAC GTTTTCGAGGCTCTCGTGCgacagaagaagagcggcgtCCCCGGCGGAGACTACGTTGCTGGCTTCCTCACagtcgaggagaaggagacgcagcaggaggaagatgaagaaaTCCCTGGCGCCAAGCTGCGCAAGGATGCAG GTCGCGTGGCAGATATTTCGGAGCTGCATGACACCGGCAGTCTTCTACACCTTCTCAACTTCGCGCCGCACAGCCACGTGAAGGGGGGGCAAGTCGTCGTCATGCCTTATCGCCG CGTTCGTCTGTTGGGCTCGGCAGACTCGCCCACAGTCCCTCAACCTGCCGATTCGACGGCTGCCGCCCTTCTTCCAACGGCTGCCGCcgttcttcctctctcttcttcctcgccttccgcggagcTCGAAGCAAGCGTGGCGCAGGATGCGCTGACGGCCGAGTCGCTTGCGGATGAGGAGTctggcgcgcccgccacccCTGTCGCTTCCGCTGAgtctccgtctccgctcgaggcgccagaggccgcTGAAACCGCCGCTGCCGAGGTCAAAACCGCCGCCACTGAGGCTGAAACCGGCGTCGATGCCAAGGCCGAAACCGCCGTCACTGCCAAGACCGAATCTGCTGCTGGCGAGTCAGCGGCTGAGGAGGGCTCGaggggcgacggaggcgcagagggagacctcacgacggcggcggtcgccttGGCCTcgggagaggccgcgagagcgagcgctgAGAAACTTTTGCTGCCTGTGTCGCAGCCAACTGGCGCGCCgttctcgctgctgcgcgtccgcaTCGCCTACTTGCCTGACGAATCCGGGAAGCTCGAGGCCACGACCGACACACAGAGGGCACTCCACCTCGAAATCGTCGTGACTATGAAGGAGCTCCTCAAGCAGAGCTACTTTTACAAGGAACACTTTGATCAA GTTGTTCGCTTTTACAACTTGGATTCCCCTCGCAAGCTGGCGGATCTCGTCGCAGGCATGTCGTTTGCGAAGCGTCACGAGCTTCAAGCAGTCCTCGCG GAAGGAAACATCgagaagcggctgcggctggtgCTGGAGATCGCCAAGAAGGACCTCGAGTTCTCCAAGCTGCAGGTGCAAGTGAAGACGCAGGTCGAGGAGAAAATGAACAAACTGCAGCGGAGGTTCCTCCTCAACGAACAACTCAAATTCCTCAAGAAAGAACTCGGCGAAGTGAAGGACGACAAGGAGTCCATCCTAGAC acatTCCGGGAGCTTctagagaagaagaaagacgtcATGTcggaagaggcgcagaag GCTGTGACTTACGAACTGAGCAAGATGAACAGCCTCGACCAAGCCTCCTCGGAGTTCAACATCACGCGGACGTACACGGATTGGCTTCTCAATTTGCCGTGGGGCGAATACACCGAAGACTGCAGCG ACATTTTCCACGCGGAGAAGATCCTGAACGAGGATCACTACGGCCTCTCGGACGTGAAGGACAGAATCCTCGAGTTCATCGCCATCACCATTTTGAAAAAGGACGTCCAG GGGAAAATCATTTGTTTAGTAGGGCCTCCGGGCGTCGGGAAGACATCGGTCGGTCAGAGCATTGCGCGAGCTCTGAATCGCAAGTTTTACCGAATCAGTCTTG GCGGCATGTGCGACGTGGCGGAGCTTCGCGGGCACCGGCGGACGTACATTGGCGCGCTGCCGGGCAAAGTCATCCAGGCGCTGAAGGAGTGCCGGACAATGAATCCAGTTATTCTTCTCGATGAAATTGACAAGCTG GGCCGGGACTTCCGCGGAGATCCGTCGTCGGCACTGCTGGAAGTGCTCGACCCGAGCCAAAACAAATCCTTCAGAGATCACTACCTCGATGTGCCGGTTGATCTGTCAAAgatcctcttcgtctgcaccGCTAACACTCCCGACGTCATCACAG GTCCCCTTCTAGATCGCATGGAGGTCATTCGCATCGCGGGCTACATCTTCCAAGAGAAGCTCTCCATCGCGCAGAACTACCTCCTCCCTcagacgcagcaggccaCAG GGCTGACCGACGAGCAGATCGACATTGCGGCCGAAGTCTTGGAGAAGCTTGTCCGTGActacgcgcgcgaggcgggcgtcCGGAGTTTGCTCAAGCTCATCGAGAAAATCTACAGAAAGGCTGCACTCACGCTCGTTAG GAAGGAGCAAGAGAAAGTCCGAGTGACGCTGGACTGCCTGAGCAAGTTTGTCGGGCAGCCTGCCTTCCAGTCCGACCGTCTCTACGGTGTCACGCCTCCAG GCGTGGTCATGGGTCTCGCGTGGACGCAGATGGGCGGTGCCACGCTGTACGTGGAGGCGAttgggcggcgcccgcgagagacgccgcggcgttcGGAGCCTGACAAGCAGGCTAAgacgggagaagaaggcgccgaggaggaagacgaaaccAAGAagggcagccgcgccagccgAAA ggcgcgcgcggcggcgggaggcggcgaagggagCTTTAAGGTCACCGGACAGCTGGGCGCCGTGATGAGCGAGTCGAGTGAAATTGCTCTGACCTTCTGCCGCATGTTTGTACGGCTGGTAGAGCCGAACAACTCCTTCCTGGAGACAGCTTACATCCATCTCCACGTTCCCGAAG GCGCGACCCCCAAAGACGGCCCCAGCGCAGGCATCACGATGGCGACGGcgctcgtctcgctcgcaCTCGACAAGCCTGTGCTGCCCGACGTCGCGATGACAGGCGAACTCACGCTGACAGGAAAAGTTTTGAAAATCGGCGGCGTCAAGGAGAAGGTCAttgcggcgaggagggagaacGTCAAG ACTCTTATCTTCCCCAAGGCGAACGAGCGCGAGTTCGCCGAGCTCCCTGCGCATATCACG GAGGGACTGCAGGTTCACTTCGCAGCGACGTACGACGACGTGTACCAAGCGGCCTTCGGCACAGAGCCTCCGagcagacgagaagaaaaaagcggCATGCGAGGCGGCGTTTAG